Proteins from a single region of Flavobacterium sp. K5-23:
- a CDS encoding response regulator produces MGNPNFILIDDDKIMLFLIEFEIKKHFNSSSIASYVKSDVALNFINENCGRLENTVILLDLNMPVMDGFQLLERLNSFSHNLKVVIVTSSISDGDREKAMVYPFVQGYMNKPIKGLDLKTILSKA; encoded by the coding sequence ATGGGAAATCCAAATTTTATATTGATAGATGACGATAAAATAATGTTGTTTTTAATTGAATTCGAAATTAAAAAACATTTCAACAGTAGTTCAATAGCAAGTTATGTTAAATCGGATGTTGCTTTAAATTTTATTAATGAGAATTGTGGCAGACTAGAGAACACTGTAATTTTATTAGATTTAAATATGCCAGTTATGGATGGTTTCCAACTGCTGGAAAGGTTAAATTCATTTTCACATAATTTAAAAGTCGTTATTGTTACAAGTTCAATTTCTGATGGTGACAGGGAAAAGGCTATGGTTTATCCATTTGTTCAGGGCTATATGAATAAACCCATTAAAGGTTTAGATTTAAAAACGATTCTTTCAAAAGCCTAG
- a CDS encoding ATP-binding protein — protein MLEDKIQSEALNLKLYLDRLSRNESVIEALKSNNRLQLQEISESYKKTHLDLKPDLLNFISDKGILIYRNHLPNQFGENISQLDVFKKASNSGTSFFHIGSGTYSNVTLKVVIPVRDAAQKVVGYVVVGKNFNKILEETSKQTHMDFLFFSKKNGFNINFDKDKTEKFGLFIKGKDTLLLDWSTLPSKTKFDKGLIEEKIKLDSITTLKLNGIDYFSKSLSLLNFDKKEYGRVFVLHDNSIHLDDLKRTIFYLILISVLMISILSFIFNNILNKVGKNLFDKNQKLVLELKKRIIVDKKLVENNNELTQLTLIASHDLRSPLTNLEGLLCHMKEENIDPDLNSEMIGYACASVDLMKTTIDSLTTVIKQKESLTKEAKIEQNIEPVFNDVILQLNYLIDKKDIEVKADFSECPTFLISVIHLKSILQNILSNAVKYASDNPDIIKHIEISTHLDKGIRSILIKDNGIGFDSGFQKENLFKPFKRYHHENAGTGIGLYLTKLIVENHNGTIKIESNIGKGTTVKIEF, from the coding sequence ATGCTCGAAGATAAAATTCAATCAGAAGCTTTAAATCTAAAGTTATATCTTGATAGATTGAGTAGAAACGAATCTGTCATTGAGGCCTTAAAATCAAATAATCGATTGCAATTACAGGAAATTTCAGAATCCTATAAAAAAACGCATTTAGATTTAAAACCCGATTTGTTAAATTTTATTTCAGATAAAGGGATTCTAATATATAGAAACCACCTCCCAAATCAATTTGGCGAAAACATATCTCAACTAGATGTATTTAAAAAAGCTTCTAATTCTGGAACAAGCTTTTTTCATATTGGTTCAGGAACATATTCTAATGTAACTTTAAAAGTAGTTATACCAGTGCGGGATGCTGCTCAAAAAGTTGTGGGATACGTAGTTGTTGGGAAGAATTTTAATAAAATATTAGAAGAAACTTCAAAGCAAACCCATATGGATTTTCTTTTTTTTTCTAAGAAAAATGGTTTTAATATAAATTTTGATAAAGATAAGACTGAAAAGTTTGGTTTGTTTATAAAAGGGAAAGACACCCTACTTTTAGATTGGTCAACTCTTCCTAGTAAAACTAAATTTGATAAAGGTTTAATTGAAGAAAAAATAAAATTAGACTCAATAACTACTTTAAAACTGAATGGCATTGACTATTTTTCAAAATCATTGTCTTTGCTTAATTTTGATAAAAAAGAATATGGTCGTGTTTTCGTGTTACATGATAATTCAATTCATTTGGATGACTTGAAGAGAACTATATTCTATTTAATATTAATTTCCGTTTTGATGATATCGATTCTGTCTTTTATTTTTAATAACATTTTAAACAAGGTTGGGAAGAATTTATTTGATAAAAACCAAAAATTAGTTTTAGAATTAAAAAAAAGAATCATAGTTGATAAAAAATTGGTTGAAAACAATAATGAATTAACACAATTGACTTTAATAGCTTCCCATGATCTTAGAAGCCCTTTGACAAATCTTGAAGGATTACTGTGTCATATGAAAGAGGAGAATATTGACCCGGATTTAAATTCTGAGATGATTGGTTACGCTTGTGCCAGTGTAGATTTGATGAAAACAACGATAGATAGTTTGACTACAGTTATTAAACAAAAAGAAAGTTTAACAAAAGAGGCCAAAATTGAACAAAATATCGAGCCTGTTTTTAACGATGTAATTTTACAACTTAACTATCTTATTGATAAAAAGGACATAGAGGTTAAAGCTGATTTCTCTGAATGTCCTACTTTTTTAATTTCAGTCATACATTTAAAAAGTATTTTGCAAAATATTTTAAGCAACGCTGTTAAATATGCTTCGGATAATCCTGACATAATAAAGCATATTGAAATTAGTACTCATTTAGATAAAGGAATTAGGTCTATCTTAATAAAGGATAATGGTATTGGGTTTGACTCTGGTTTTCAAAAAGAGAACCTTTTCAAACCGTTTAAACGCTACCATCATGAGAATGCAGGTACAGGAATTGGACTGTACTTGACTAAATTGATTGTTGAAAATCACAATGGCACAATTAAAATCGAAAGTAATATAGGTAAAGGTACCACAGTGAAAATAGAATTTTAA